The region gttacgaagtatgatgtgttctgaagtatgatgtgttctggagtatgatgtgttacggagtcatgcaatatttcgaagtatgatgtgttatggctccaaagacggggtggcgaccatgttccgtccgtCGAGTCCCATagtgggccggatatgatacatgacattgatatgcatgatttgtgtttcaagagtaagcattttggcattctgattaccACATTTGTTTTCCGTACCTCTTATGCACGATTTGTACTccaaatgcaagcattttggtagtctgattattatgctcactttctgtactccttacttcggttatgaccccgttttctgtatttcatgctttacctactcagtacatatttcgtgtgaccccctttcttcggggggcgcgcgtttcatgcccgcaggtacagacgatcgttttggtgatccgccagcctaggacacctattctgctactttggagtgctcctttgttccggagcctatattttggtacagactcttccgtagtatatacatatgtttattcaggggtacggcggggccctgtcccgtcatatgattgttgtgactcttagaggtccgtagacatatatgtgggttgtgaatagttcgttcggttgtgttcgtatgatttgtgttttgggcggtcccgcCCCGCCATGGCGACCTTATCGGCTTGTGtttgtacatattttgagatgttgtgatatatgatagccttgtcggcttctgtgcgatatatgtgtttgtatgcgacAGTTCGAGACGATGTCTGATCTTTGTATATGCATAAGTTATCTGTATGCCGATTCGGGttatgggtgtgtacgagtgtccagctcgggcactagtcatggcctacggggttgggttgtgacagaaataaacatggcatagggaataacatgagtaaaaatatATGTGGGAAAGCATTAATGTAACCGACGTGAAACCACCATGTTAGTACGTGgtgtctgatctctgcccgatcagctaagccaccttgtaccttgccggggtacaagacatgaacatgacatgaatggatccaaatccctcaatggggacAATATGAAGGAAtagtcctaactgggcggagcgatccttatcctacgctggAAAATGTAGTTTCAGGTATAAAatcttctcggtaatctgtgcaactccccaAAACATGGACATGATATTGttgctaagaagcccatgaatttcatcaaaAGACTTGTATTATAACATTAATATAGttatataatatacttgcatgaaaacatgtagacatgtaggatttttcatgaaattaagcataatagttcataacatgtatttaagaacccatggaattcaaagcatgggttttcatggattatggacagattcttaataaccaaaatggaGTATTAAGAAAACAATAACGAATTATATGTACAATCATTGTATAGCATAGTAAATGTGCTTAGGGTTATCATAGACATGGctagaaccctagttttggtgtaacttcatactttcatagAAGAACGTGGCATAGGGAAGAATAAAGATTTTCCTGCAcatagatagaaaccctacatacctgttaTTGCTTCAAACTTGCAATGGAATTCCATAAGCTTGAActttgaaccttgagatggggtTTGGTTGAAAACCTAGGTTAAGAATAGTATATCTCGCTTAGGAATTGATTATACTATGATAGAATCGCCTGAAAATACGCGGAAaggacttaccttgatgtaggAGATGGTTGGGAAGAGAAAATCTTCGTGCTAGGGTTTGGGATTCGTGAAAACTAATTTTCTAGAATGAAGTGTCGTATTTATACTGTTTGCTGTCGGGGAGGATTGACAGTGCATTTTGACGGTGCactttgacggtccgtcgagttGCTTTGACGGTCTGAGTCAAATTTTTTTATGGTGTAtcattgacggtccgtcgatttgACCCTACTGTCAGCAGCCTGAGAAAGTCCAAAGAGTTATCAAAACGAGGTTCTAGGGACGGGGcgttttgacggtccgtcgaccaaTTGACGGTCTGTCCCTCTGGCCTTTGAATGTCACCTGTAGAACTGAGTCTGGTTTTGCGACTTAAACTCCCCTTTTTGACTTCCGGGATCCTTGAGTCATAGATGCGGCttagtttaaaggtacgaggtgttacacatATCTCGGTGAATATAACTCCTACAAATTCCTGGTAGTTGGAGTCAATTATTTCCTCTTGTCAGCTTCGCCTTTCGACACCATCGCCTCCTTCAATTGCTTGAAGAAACATTCATGAACCAGTTCGAGTTGATCCTGCCGCCTCGCCATTCCATCCAAGCGACTGAAAACTTCTTGCAATTCGCCACCCATGGTGTCATTCCCACAGAGCATGAGAGTGCTCTAATACCACTGTTAAGCTTATCAGTTGATTCAATgatgaagaaggaaaaatgtGCTGGAAAAAGGAAAGCAAAGGGAAATTCTCATTCACGATAGTTCTGCTCCTTAAGCTTAATACACTTAATATATTGGAACAGGCCTAACTACCTAGTGGTCCCGTAACATAAAAAGGGACTAAATTGCaaagactaaaaagaaaataaataataaagaagGGCTAATACACAATTAACGAAAACTGAATTACAATTCTAACTATCAGTTCCAATTCTCCCCATTCAAGCTAAATTCGTAACACGTCGTCAACCATCACCTAAAAGGTGAGCTGAGACTTTACATACTGAAAATAAAATTGTAACTTGAATGTCTGCATCATAAGCATAAAGTACTGAATAACATGTATGTGATGAATCCGGCACATAACATATACgagaatatgtatatattgtattGCAAGTAAATGCAACATAACACACAAAACAATGCAagtaaaatatatcatataatatagTTTTTGCACACTTCGCGTGTACActaagattcaagattttgaaacaCAGAACAATGACTCATGAGGGATGATTGATCCACACACTATCTTTGGGAGTCATAGATTCTTAAACATATTATCTTTAAATTCTTTTACTAAGACTAATACTCCCtcagtttcaatttatgtgaacatatttcctttttagtccgtgccaaaatgaatgatctcttttctaatttggaaacaaattcactttatgaataatttacagccacacaaatattcaagacttattttgaaccacaagtttcaaaagtcttccctctttcttaaatgtcgtgcttACCAAACGagttacataaattgaaacggagggagtataactAATGCTTCTTACTAAGATAAGACTAATGTGTACCAACTGCCTTTTAGTtaatcatatgaaaattattTACCCCATGTGATGAAAATTTGATGCAATCCTTTCAATAATATGACAAACATCAAAAGGATGGAAAGCTTTTTGTCAAACCAGATCACTTTTTGCCTTTGTAAGTGTTGTTCAGCGTATAAGGGAGGACAATTAGATAAACACTTTGTAAGTTTTCTATTCAATTAAGATATGACAAACCTTTATCTTTCTTATTACATAAAGTAGATAATGAATAATGTTTAggaagtatttattttaaagggaAAGAGGAGGCCCGACGTCAATTTCTTTGATGACGACCGAGAAGATATTTCCCAATAGCGATTCTCCTTTTGTCAAAATTATAGACCAGGTATTTATTCCTCTCCTTCAAGTTATTCATATAACCTAGCTCAAGTTTGGCCTTTAAAGATCAGGAAATTCCACATTAATATTCGAAGCAGAAACATAGCGTTCACTTTTCTCGTGTGAGTTCAATAATTGCAATTACCCTTCTAAAACCCTTGGAGTCAGTATATAACAATGTCAAATTATGAACTCTGCCAACTACCCCAATCAAAGCTAACGAGGAAATATTTATTCAATACGCGAGAAAAAGCCTTCAACTGTATAAAAGGAGTTCTCCTCAAGGAATGATAAAGTAGTAGTAATCGTTTCTTCAACAAGCTTCTGGAGATGAAGCTTTCTAAGGATTGAGCTAAGAGAATCCCTCCTATTTTTCTCAGTACAGAAGAAATAAACGAGCGCTCAACTCAATAAGATTGAAAAGGCAGCGCAATTAGAAAATTAGACGCATCGCATGGCATAAAGGATCACTGAGCATAAAAATGAGCTTCCAGAAACAACCAAGGCAAAATTTTCCTTTGGACACGGGAACAAAAGTACAGATTGTTCAACATTAAGTTATTTTTAAAGTAGATAATGGACAACTGCCAAAACCTCTTTCCTCAGGTATAATGAATTACTAAGTCTTCTAtcacattttgacaagaaaaaatgaaaaataaggtaACAATAACTTATGGTGGTTTCTGTAATATGGTAATGTGTATATGGATGATGCATATATATGTGAAGTAACCCAACATGTCCCCTCCATCACTTTAATGGGAATACTTTGAAATCAACTTGTCAACATGAATGACGATATCATCTATGCGAGGCCGGACAGTGGCTTGAGGCTGAAGCATCCATGTCACAAACTGGTTAAGGTCGTTGGGATATGGAGCATTAGGCTCAGTTGGCCACTTAATTTGTGCATTTACAATAGCCAATTGTGGACTTTCATCAGATTCCTCAAGTGCATACTCGAAAGGAGATACTCCATACCTGGAGATAAAAGCCAGGACGTtaaaaattaatcatttttcatGCAAACAGACCTGTTCCAAAACCTATTTCACGTCACAGTTAAAATATCTGCAATCAGATCAAATATGCATGTCATgagattttttatttgttattctgagaagaaaaagaaaattatagtaAACAATAACAGCGCAACTCAGCACCATATAACACTTCCGTATGCTCACCAACATACTTATTTTAAGTATGTACAAGTCAAATGCAGGAAATTTCACACTTGAGTTGACTTAACTCATGACTTGACCGAACTGAATATCAATTTATTGGACAATATAGATGCAACTCAACAACAGAATAAAGGTATTTGTTTTGCAAAGCAAGACCTACAAAACATATCAGCAAAAGAGTAGAGAGAAGTCTTACATTATTGCAAACAATGTACAACCTAATGACCAGATATCAGTTCTTTCATCAATATCACATTGACTTGGGCAATCCCACAATTCAGGTGCACGGAAAGGTGCTGAAACATGCTCAGATGCCCATTCCTGGATAACCAACACCACAGACAAACGCGGAGCAAACCAAAAAAATACGCATTAGAATGGGCGTAGGTGTGAACTGTAGGTAATAGAGCCAACAAAGAGAGCAACATCCATATGTTAATACAGTAATGGTCATAACATTCTCCTTTGCAGGCATAAAAACTGCAGCAGATACGTCTATATAAAAGAAGAAGCATAAGTACCTGCAACTGTAGGGCCTCAGAGCGAGAGCGAATTTGCCTTCTTGCAGGACGTGCATTTCCAAAATCCATTAATTTTGCAATAAGTGCCTGTCCTTTTCTATCTGTTAAAAGGACATTACCAGGTTTGACATCATTATGTGCATGGGGAGGATCCAAGTTATGCATATGCTTGAGACCTTCACAAAGCTGCATATAAAACTTTTTTCAGTACGTCATTTTTTGGCTTCACAGTTTCATTTGCACCTGaccctttcttttttcctctcaGAAAATGAAAAGATGCTCTTGTGCAGAAAATACTGATTCTTGTTCACCTGATGAAATATTTGAAGCACCTCCAAAATGGAAAAGAACTCCTTCTTTGCTTTCATGGTTTTGGTACTATCCAGTAATGTCCCATCCAAATGGACTGGAAATAACAAGTAAGCCTCCTGCTTCTTAGACTGATCTTGTGTGGCCTACCAAATATCCAATTAAAATAAGATCTTTAGAGAAAATCCAGTGGCCACTGAAGATATATCATAGAGGGAAGTCAACAAAGAAGATACAAATTGGCATGCCTATAGCGTTCAGCAAAGTAAAGCATGTCTTTTCATAAATTACAAGTGACATCTTGCTCAAAGCGTCAAACATAGTTCTCATTCCCAGAAGCAGAAACTGCTGGAAGAGTATCATCTCAATGAGACATCTGAACCCTCTGTAATTGTGAGCAACTTCCCTAGCCCCTTTCTATTTCCTTCTGTGAAAGAAAGGAACTACAGGATACACTTCTTTTTGACCATTCGCATGCATGTTCAAACATCTTCATATTTAGCATTTCACCTTCATCGTAAGAGAAAAGTGAGGGAAATACATCTATAATGATGGGAGTGAGTTCCTTGAAACACATCAAAGACTCAAGGAATGGAAAAAGATCAATATTGTGCATGTGTTTACCTGATTTGCACTCTCAATTTAATATGTTAGCGAACTAATTGTGAAATGGCCTAGATGTGGAGCTGAGTGAATTACTAAATGAAGAAATTCGAGACCACTGCAATAATTTTCTCTTTCATGTGCAGATCAAAGCAAATGCATGAGGTTTTGTAATTACCTTGACCGAAATGATAGCATGATCCAAGAGAGGAAGCAGATTGGGATGGCTAAACAGAGACGAAACGTGGATCTCCTCTTTCACCAACTCTAACTGTTCATTGTTCTCAATAACAACTTTCTTCATGGCATAGGTTCCATCATCTAAACATTCAGACACAAAGTATTGAGAACACTACAACGTTAACATGACAATTTACAAATTCTTTATAAGAACAAGAGAAATATGAAAATACAACAATTGTCCAAAAGCTTGCACTAGTCTTTTCTTTGTCATTTTGAGCAATGAAAAGAAAGTCATCCAGATATAAAAAGAGATCGCACATAAAAGCAAAGGATAAGATTCCATTGGACTTTCTTCTTATCAATTTCAAActgtaaaaatatttaaaaagagtTCAATTTTATGCATTATTCTTTTCCTGGTAAGAGAACTTGGGGTATGAAGGGATGTTTTGCACAAACCAGCAGTAAGTTATGAGCTAATTGCACAAAATATAAGCAATTCTGGGAGTTAATATGCCTCTCATGGATAGAGGGGATATATAATATCTGCCTAATCATTCTAACATCATCTCATGCATCAGAAGTTCATATTTCAAGATGATCAACCAATAGAAACATCTAATACCCGTGCAAAGTCGCAGTTTTGGGCAGGTAAAGGTTACGAAAACACGGATAGTAGCAAAAGATCACTAATTGGAACCATAGACATAAAAAGGATCATATCCCAGAGCATAATTGATACAAAACCTCACCACAAGATCATTGACAACTACAACCAAAACAAATCTTATACAATTTGAAACAGGCAAGAAATCCTTTTATTCACAAATCTGATCTAATAGTCAACAGCAACAACTACCAAGATCAGCTATAAGAATTCTCAGTATCCACTATACACATTATAGACCCGTTTACAAATCTGATCCAATTGTCAGATCacaaggaaaaaacaaaaatgaccACTATTATTCACAAATCTGAcccaattgtcaacaacaaCTACTCCTACTATGCACCACAATCCCAACTTAATTGGAGTTAGAATCCTCAAAAtcctaagttgctcggacttAGGTGCGGATGTCCAATACGGGTGCCTATCTAGAGGTCAGATCTTAATGATCTAAATTTTATGATTCCGGGGTATGGATCCAGGTACAGATACAAGTGCGGAGATTCgactaaaaataattgaaatatgtaagaatagagttataggTCTAAATTATAAGACATTATGTGGAAAACTAACAAGGTATTTTGATGAGAATCTAGAAGGAGATATAAGGAAAATGACTAACATAGAAATTTCTATATACAAgctattccattttcttcaatttcaaggtagcttttattttgattattatagaAATCATTGTCTCtgtcgattttggtcaaagtacccaAAATCAATTGACCATAGCCACACCAATGTCATGTCAGTGTCGACATGATGCAGcaccgaaagtgaagagtccgagcaacttagccATTATCCCAAACCAACGACACGAATCCTCAATATTTCTTCTACTCCATTTGGACCCATCAAATAAAACTGAGTTACAAATAAATGGAACTTGCTATGATTCATGAATCAGACCCAACATTCAGATCACAAGAAAAAACCAGTGGGTATCTAGAAGTGCAATTTTGGAATATAAATTGAGTAACACCTACCAGATACATGAGAAGggtcttttaatttctttgaaaTCCCAGGATTAGAAGGGTCAGAAATCATCTCCTTAACAACAAAAACATTGTCCAAAAATCCACCTTCACCAATTGGTTTGAGAATCCTGAAACGATTGTCATTGATCCAAACATCACCTCCACCATTAGCAGTGTCATACAATGCATTCAATCCTGAGAAAGAgcatcccatttttttttctcttttgttaaTTCAATCAAAATGGTCAGCTCCTTCTCCTTTTGCTTTCTCTCTGATGACTTTTGAGAGagggagatttttttttttcttccttttttcctgTTTCTCTGGATCTCACAAGTTCCTATGTCTTAAATGCTCTTtcgcttttcttttctttaattttttttttcctttgagaTTTGGCGCAAGTGATGTGATACTTGCAGTAGAAGTAGTACAACTGTACAAATTATCTTCTTTCTCGGATCAACCACATCTCTATAcgttatttcttcattttcattacctTGCCAGGTCATTTCGGGCTTTATTTATTtcagaaaagggccaaatatactcTGATTAGGGGTGTGCGaaaatgggcaatttgcaggattaccCTTCGCtgtggtctttagtttttacccctcaaattgctaatttttaatttttaatttttacccttgcAGAATACTctaaggttctgggttcgaatctcggttcaaatataaaaataaataaaaaattctaaGGCAAGGTTTTTGgaaaaagtctgccttatacGGCATAGGTTGCTTTAAAGTATAACTAAAGTTCTGCTGGATCCGGTAGAagttgccttataaggcagatttttagttatgccttaaggcaacctgtaccgcataaggcagacttttcccaaagttttgtcttgcgaaattctttttttttttttactaagcgAGAGTTTGAATCCAGAACCTCGGAGTATTTTTagccacttttttaagcgaagggcaaaaattaaagaccaacaatttgagggccaaaaattaaagaccaccccaaaagaaggacaatctgcGCAAAAAGATCGGTTTAACTAATAAATCGAATCAACAAAAACGCTATTGGTTTAGCGGTATCAGGTTATTGGATTAATACATAGTTTTGTAAAAACAATTATTAGGTTATCGGTTCGGTTCTCGATTTCAAGAATTTAGTAAATGGTTAATGATTACCCCAATAAGCTTATATTTTAAATTCTTACTCCATGCACACTTTCTCTCAATTTGCTTATCATTTGTACTTTCACTGTTTAGAATGCATTAAATAATTTGAAAGTTCATTATCAATTGATGATAATGCATTAAATAATTTGAAAGTTCATTATCATTTGATGATTTGCTGCTTGATTGCTATAGAGCATTTTAGTTTTTGTCTTGCAATTTATGTAGATTTTTACGTATGAACTATATATGAACAAATTAAACTaagagaaagcaaaaaaaataaaaaaattagcgGATCATTTTCTTATTGGTTAAACCAAAAACTGAATCGTTAAGTATCAAAAACCaataaaccgaaaaccgaaaatcGATAACGAATATCTTAtcggtttggttgttggtttagCATATTACAAACAGAAAATCAATAAACCGAATTAGCAACACACAAAACCAAACCGACCGATAAGCACCCCTACTCAGATATACACCTCATTTTAATGGAGAGACATGTCATCATCCCATTGGCCTATTTTAACTATTTCCTAATTAAGTAAAAGTCAACTCATAATTCAGTATCCAATTAATAGAAACCTATCCATACCCGGAAAATTCGGGCAAGCTTCAAAAAACTTCTTTGATGGCTAGTATTCAAGTACATGTTTTAACTAGTATTGAAGAAGCTTTTCGAATTTTCGAAGCTTGCCTTGAATTTTTCGGGTATGGATATGAGTCTTTTAAATGGATATCGGGTTATGGGTcagattttaattaattaggagTTAGTTAAACTAGGATAATAGGATAATGACATGTGTCCCTCCATCAAAATGACAGGTATATCTCTGCCAAAGCATAACTGTAGGGGTTTGTTTGGACCGAAAGTATAACGAATGGTTTATTTTAACTATTTATAATAGTACAGAGTATATCTGGCCCTTTTCCGTACTTATTTTCCTCTTTCCAATTTAATCTCACCTGAACAATATTAGTAATTTATCGGTAGATCTTTTAGGAAGCATATTTTAAAGAAACTAGCGAACAAAAATAATGCAAATAATGAAACTAAACAGTTGAGaaaatgtcacgccccaaagCCTTGGTGAGGCGGGCTGGCACTCGATGTCTTAACCTGACCGAGTGAACCATCTATATGAGAACTCATGCAAATGCTGACGAACCTGAATTAAGTGATTCAATATTCTGAATAAACAAATGAAAGGTGGCTTTGGCACATCTATATCTGTAAGTGGGCCATCGGGCCTGAACATATCACTGATATATGAATGTATACAAATGACTATTAATGTCTATCTATGAATCCTTTACGATGACTGAAACTGTACAACTATCAGACTGTCAAGATAGGGCCCCGGCCTACCTGTACTCTCTATACATCAATAGGAGAACTAGACTCGACTCAGCTCCATGTAGAAATGGAGCTTACCACACATCAGCTAAATACCCACAGTACCTAGCGATAAAGTCTCCCATTATGTATATCTGAACCTGCAACATTAACATACCGCTCTCGGCAAAAGGGACGTGAGTACAGAAAAAATTGTGCTTGTATTTAAGGCAGATAGGATTATCCAAATACTGAAAATcatataagaaataaatgaaacatAATCAAATGAGAACATCAGGAAGCTACGAAACAGCCTATAGAATCACATGTCGAGTCTTATTATACTTAAGTCATTCTGAACTTCTTTTAAAACATTCTGATTATATCTTTAAATTGCTATATGTAGCAATGTTTTGGGATCATTTACTGGAGCAATTTGGGATCATTTACTGGAGCAATTTGGGATCATTGTACATTAATCAGTCTTTATTTCTTTCTGGTATAAATAAAATAGGGCACATAGTAAATAATCTGCCAAGCCACAAGGGTCTCGTATACATATGATAACTGTCGAGTCACAAAGGGCCTCGTATACACCTAATAACTATTGAGCCACAGAGAGCCCCGTATACATAGGATAATTGTAGACTAACAAGCATGTAAATGCCAGGCTGATGAGCCTGTAATTCTAGAC is a window of Lycium ferocissimum isolate CSIRO_LF1 chromosome 12, AGI_CSIRO_Lferr_CH_V1, whole genome shotgun sequence DNA encoding:
- the LOC132040076 gene encoding uncharacterized protein LOC132040076, whose product is MGCSFSGLNALYDTANGGGDVWINDNRFRILKPIGEGGFLDNVFVVKEMISDPSNPGISKKLKDPSHVSDDGTYAMKKVVIENNEQLELVKEEIHVSSLFSHPNLLPLLDHAIISVKATQDQSKKQEAYLLFPVHLDGTLLDSTKTMKAKKEFFSILEVLQIFHQLCEGLKHMHNLDPPHAHNDVKPGNVLLTDRKGQALIAKLMDFGNARPARRQIRSRSEALQLQEWASEHVSAPFRAPELWDCPSQCDIDERTDIWSLGCTLFAIMYGVSPFEYALEESDESPQLAIVNAQIKWPTEPNAPYPNDLNQFVTWMLQPQATVRPRIDDIVIHVDKLISKYSH